GATAATGTTAAAAAAGATGTTGAATTAGAAATAGAAAAACAAAAAGCTATTAAAGAAATTAAAGATCTTAATATCCAAGACAAAAATAAAGAAAAAGAATTCATTGATGCAATCAGTAATTCAAGCGATGAACAAGAAATTAAATCTATTGTTGAAGCTGCTAAAGGTAATTTATTAGAAGCAGCTAAATTAAGAGCTGAGTCAAAAATTAAAAAAATAGATTTCATTAGTGATGTTAAAATTCAAGAAATAAAAAATGAGCTAAAACAAATAAATGATTCAAATAAAGATCAAATATTGCAGAAAGTCGAAGATCTTTTAATTGAAAACAATAAGAAAAAAGAATTATTTGAATCTAATATTGCTAACAATTCAGACTTATTTACTCCAGAATATATTAACCAAATTAAAACTAATATAAAAAATGAAGATAATGATCAAAATTTAACAAAAATAAAAGATGATTTTATTACCTTAAACAACAATAAAAAAGATTTAAAAGAAAAAATTAATAATAAAAGTGATTTTAAATACTTAGGTGATAATAACATAGAAAAATTTAATAAAGAACTTATCCAGAAAGTAAATAATGAAGAAGTTGAGCAACTAAAACAAGAAATAAATGAATTAAATAATATTAAAAAAGATTTATTTGAAAAAGTAGAAAAATTAGATGGTGTTTCAACTGAAGAAATTAATGAAGCTAAAAATAAAATTAAAGAAGCTCCAGATAAAGATGAAGCTTTAAAAATATTTGAAGAATTAGAACATAAGTCTAAAAAAGAAAATGCTAAAAAGGAAATTGAAAAATTAAGCAATTTATCAAAAGAAATTGCCCAAAAACACTTTATAGATCTCATAAATAAAGCAAATAAAGATGATATAGATAATATTGTAGAAAATGCAAATAAAATCAATAAAATAAATGAAAATAACATTAATGAATTAAAGAAATTACCACTATTAAATCAGAACTACTTAACAGATTCAGAAAATAAAATTAAAAATAATACTTCTGATAGTATGCAAAATTCAGTTCTTAATGTTTCTAGAGAGTTATCAAGGAAAAAAACTGAAACACAAAATGAAATAAAAAATCAACAAAAATCATTAACTGAATCTCAAAATGAAGTAATACAATCATTATTAACTAATGCTAATAATGATAATGAAATTGAAAATGTTAAAAAAGAAGCTGAACTTTGAAACATCCAAAATGAAGCTCAAAAATACTTAGAAAACACAAACAATATTTATCTTAATGATCAAGAAAAGACCCAATTACTAAGAGAAATTAAAGATTCCAGAGAATCTGCAGTTGCTAAGGCCAAGTTCGACGAAATCAAGAGAAAAAATGAAATAAAAAAAACATATTATAATGATCTTGATGCTTACAAATCATCATTTGTTGATAGTGTAATAGAAACAAAAAAACTTGAGATCAAAAACAGTGATGAAAATAATGCAAAAATAATTCATGACGAATTGAAAAATTTAGATACAAATTTAAAATCAGCTAAGACAAATGGCAATAAATTAATTGATAATGAATTCAATTCTAATTCCATTAATACTTCTAGAAGAGATTTTTATAAAAACTTAATTTCAGAATTAAAATACAATGAAGAACTTCTTGCAAAAAATAACAAAGAAGATTACATGAAGCAAGAAATTAACAAAATAGTAGAAGTAGCCAAAAAAGAAGCAGTTCTTTTTAGCAACAATGACAATCGCCTACTTCTTAATGATTCAGAAAAAAATAATTTTAAACAAGAAATTAACAAAATTGCTTCTAATACAATGTCAAATAAGACAGAAGCTTTAAACAAAATCCAAAAAATTCTAAGTAATGTTGACCAATTACACAAAGATAAAGAAAACATATCAAAAAAAATTGATAGATTATCTTTTGTAAAAGAAGATTTAAAAAATAGAGCTAAAAGTAATATTAAAAATCAAACTAAAAAGCAAGCTCAAAATAAATTAAATGAGTTAAAAAAACTAAACACTGAAATAAATAAATCGATCAAAAGACTTGATACTGCAGAATTTTCACAACTATCTCCTGAAAGTAAAAATAATTACAAACAAGAAATTAAGAATGTTAATGCATTAAATAATATACAGCCAATTATTAATAGAGCTAAAACAGAAGTTAATTTTATTAAAGCTAAAAATAGAATAAGCGAAATTAATAGACTTTCATTTTTAAGTCGTGACGAAAAAAATCAACTTATTAGAGAAGCTCAACAATATTCCAACCATGATGATTACAATAAAATAAATCAAAAAGTTGATGAAGCAATAAGAAAAAATACAGAAAAAAATAATTGAATTAAAGAAATCAGAAAATATGATTTACTAACTCAAATTTGAAAAACTAATAGTGAAGATTATATTAAAGTAAATAGTTATGAAGTTGCAAAAAATAGATTTAATAAACTAAAACAGGCACAAGAATTGAAAAAAGAAAGAGAAAGAAATATAAATTCTCTTCCAAATGAACTGCCAAGTTGAGTTAAAAACCAATTAATTGAACAATTAAAAAGTAAAGATTATATTGACAATTTTAGCAATTATGATACTAAACACTTAAATGACATTAGTGCCGAAATTTTGGAATGAAGAAATAGCGGTCCAAAATATATTACTAATTATAATAACTTAAATAGTATTAAAGATATCATGAATGAATTTGCTATGAATGACAAAAATAATCATAATTTGCAAACTCATTACAATAATTTTAAAACTTTTATTCAAAACAATACACTTGTACCCGGCAATAATAAGGATAATTTGAGAAATAAGAAAAATGCCATTGAAAGAGATATTGTCACTCATTTCGATACATTTAATCAAGATGTAGTTTCATTTCTTGAAAATATTAAAACAAATGCTTCAAGTAATCTTGTTAATACTATCAACCAAAATGATGATTTTAATGGAATAAAACAACAACTAAAAGATGAATTAGGAAAAGTAAAAACACAGCTTAATAGTTGGAATCAAAAATTGGAAAATATTAAAAATAAAGCAAATTCTATAAGTCCAATTCATAACTTAAATGAATATCAAAAGGCAAAAAGCAAAGAACAAGAAATTCAAAATTGACTTAATAAAAAAATGGAATTGGTTGACAAATATGCAGCATTGATAGAAAAAGTTAAAAGTAGCCCATATTTAAAGACTAGAGATAAAGAAAGACTGGAAAATAAAATTGAAAGTCAAGGATTTGAAAAAGACAGCCTTGATCAAAAATATAATCTTTTAGATAAAGAAATTAATGATGAAATTAGAAAAAATAAAGACATTGTGGATGCTTATATAACTGCCACAAATGATCTTCAAGAACATGCATTTAATTTAAGAGAATTTGAATCAATATCTAAAGAAAGAAATCTGAGCATTGCGCATCAGTCAATTATTCAAAAAAATGAGAAATTAGTTCAGAAATATAGAGCTGAACAACAAAAGAATTTGGAAGATGGAAACTTACATGTTTTAACTGAAAAAATAAGAAAATCAAATGAGACTATTGAAGAATACATTAACAGACTAAGAGATACTAAAACTTATGTTGAAAAATATGGTGCAACTAGCGAAATAAAAAATGCTGCATGAAAAAAATATTATGATTACATAGTTGAAAAAACTAGAAATTATCAAGGCGGAAAAGAAATCAATCTTTTTACAATACTTGGAAATAGCGGAAATCAAGATGATAGTCAATATAAAAGTTTGGTCATAGATGTTTTAGACAAAACTTACTTAGAAGTAGAACGTCTTGTATTTAAAAAAGAGATAATCAGATTAATTGGTAATGGAAAATGATCTATGCCAGATAATGAATCACCTGCATTTGGCGAAAGTGTTGAAACTAAAATAACCAATGCATATATTGAGAATCCACATGTTCACTCAAAAAATGAAGCTAGATTAATTCTGGATCCAAAGCATTATCATTCAAAATATGAAAATAATTTAATAGTAAATTATAGAACAGATACATGAAAAGATAACGATGTCACAGCAAACAATACAAAAAGAGGATATTATGACTTTTGATCTAAAGGTATCAAATTTAGTTACAATGGTTATGGTCAAAAAGAACATAAAATTGAATATAGACTAAAAATTAAGAGAAAAGATAATAGAACATGATTTGTTATTAGAGCATTACCTGATAAACAACTTTATGAAAGTGGAAAATCTCAATCATGAGTAACACAAATTGATACTAATAGCAAAAATTGAGTCACAGAGTCTGACCTTGAATTAATTAATAGTTAATTAAAAACAAAGTTTATATGCAAAAGGTTATATTAACCTACAAAAATAAATTTATATAATGAAAACGTATAGAGCTATTTTATAAGCCTATATTTTTTTAATCATTTTAGAATTAAAATAAATAATAAGCTAAGCAACATTTTGAGCTTAGCTTACTTTTTAGAAATGTATATAACTAATTTAGCACTTATACCATATATTGTTCTTGTTATGTGTGTAAGTAATATGAAGATTTAAATGTATTTTATGTTGTTGAACTTCACTAGCATAGATTAATTTTTCTTATTATTGTTGTTGTTGTTAATATTTCTTTTTGATGAAATAAATCTTTCAATCTCATATAATGTTTTAACAATTGTTTCTTGTTGAAAATCAACCACAACACTATCATCTTTTCGATATGAAAGACCTAAATTATGTCTTAAATACTCTGTTTTCTTAATATATAGATCTCAACTAGCCTTTTTAACTTCATTATTTGGGACATTGTTATTGATGTATTTTTCAACATCTATAAAAAGATTTATATATTTGCCAATAACATCTTTTTTTCTTGTAATTTCAATAACAATACTTTTAAAATTTTTGCCTTCAAAGTATTCATTAAGTTTTTCATCAAAACTAGAAATTATTTTTCTATATTTTTGTATTATTAATTTGTGACTAGAACTTAGAGATGAATAATGCCTTATGCTATATGTCTCTAATGATTTAAGAGATATTTCGAAATTGCTTTTAACTTTTGAATAATCATTAAATATTTGATAATTTTCATTTATTTTATTATTGATCTTACTTACTATTTTCATTAAATCAGTTTTAGATTTTGCTTTACTATTTAAAATTTTATTTTCAAATAGTAATTTATCATTCGTATTAAGATATTTTGAATTTTTAACTTTTAATAAAAGATAATCATATTTATAATTTTTTCTAGTTCTTTTCCATTTTAGATTTATTGATAATAAATCTTTATACAGTTTATCGAGTTCTTTTTCTAATTCTTGGACTTGAGCAATATCTTTTATATTTTTAAGTTTTTTTTCTAAGTTTTCTTTATCTTTAGTTCCTAAGGAATCAAATAGAGTGTTATTTTTTAGTTTTTCATTGAATTGTTTTTTAGCTTCTTTTAGAGCAACAAAGGTGTTTTTTATTTCTTGATATTTTGATTCTTCATCTTCATTTATAATTTTTTGCTTAATCTCTTCAATATATTCAGGAGTAAATAAATCTGAATCTTTGATATTTTGTTCGAATAAATCTTTTTTATTCTTGTTTTTACTAACAAGATTTCCAAGTTCCTCAGCTATTTGACTTTCATCCTGTAACTTTTTGATTTTTTCGATTGCTTTTAATTTTGTTTCATCACTAATAAAATCTAATAATTCTATATCAGATTCTGCTTTCAATTTAGCAGCTTCTAACTCAAGACCTTTTGCTTTTAGTAATAAAGACTCAATTTCTTTTTTACTACTTGCTTCATTTATTAAATCTATAAATTTTTTTCAATTATCATCTTCAGCAACAATTATCTTTATTTCATCAATAGCTTTTTGCTTTTCTACTTCTAATTCATCTTCCTTTTCATTTGTTGATTTAATATTATTTTCTATTTCTTTTATTAATTTTGCAACTTCATCTTCAGCAACTTTAACTTTATTAGCTAAAAGTATTAAGTTATCTATATGTTTTGCTGAATCTTTGGCTTTTTCTTTAGCTTCATTGACTTCATTAAGGGCTACTTCAAGTTCTTTATTTGCTGCTTTTAAACCCTCAAAATCAATTTCTAATTTATTTTCTGCTAATTCTATAGCTTTTTTTGAAGTTTCAGTAGCTTCTTTAACAATTACATCTAATTTTTTTCTATTGTTTTCTAAAACAGATTTCGAAGCATCTTTTTTATCTTTTAAAATATCTAAATTAGCTTTAGTATCTGATAAAGCATTTTGAATTTTTGAATATTTCTTATATTCTTCTTTATCTAAACTATTAATAGCTTTTTCAGCATCAAATAACATTTTTTCAGCTTCTTCAATGCTTTTCTCTAGTGTATCAACTGAATGTTGGTTATTGTCTAATGTTAAAATCTGATCATTAACCTTAATATTTCAAGAATTAATTTCTTCAACTATTCGTTTAATTTCATCAGAACTTGAATTATCTAGACAAGCAACTAAAATTGGCGGAATCGATGCTACTGTTACTGATCCAGTAACTATTGCCGCTTTAATTAGTTTACTTTTCTTAAAAGGTTTACTCATAAATATAATCTCCAAAATATGTAGATATATATTAATAAACCTATAAAATAGTTGTTTTTGCTATTTTTAGATTACTAATTAATATTTACATATATTTTTTTAATTAAAATATTTATTTCGTCTAATGATATTTTTCTTATCTCGTATACGCCTTTAACATTAAATAGTTTTTCTGCTTCAATATTGAATATGTAATCATTTTCATTATTAAGACTTCCATTATTAAAATCACTAGCTATGGAACTAAATTCTCCTTTTTTGTTTGGATCATTATTTTCTGGTCAAACAAAACTCATATTATATAACTTGCCTTTATTCAAATTATATTTCTCACTGTTTGTAGCTTTTATATTAATTGATACTGAAGGAGATACATAATGTCTGCCATCAGGGTGACTAACATTATCTAAACGTATCTTGACACTGGAAATTTTTAAGCCTATAACTTCCTCTATAGCTAATTCAATAATTTTGTCAACCGATAAATTATTTTTAGCTTCTTCTAGTAATTTTTTATATTTTTCTTGTGACTTTTCATTAAGTTTATTATTCAATGATTCAATTCTTTTTATTGCATTTTCTTTAAATGCTATAAGTGTAAGGGCAGAAACTTGATCAAAATCATTAGCTTTTAATATTTTTTCTATATGTTTTTCAATATCTTTATTGTCTAAATCAATAAAGATTTTTAAGTCACTACAAGACTTATCTTTAATGTTTGCTAGAGCAAATGCATTTTTTATTTTTTTAATTGTTAGTAATTGTTCAATTTGACTTTTTACTGTATTTTTAAATTCAACAGGTAAATTTTTAAGTGTTGCAACATTATTAATATTCTCTACTTTTGTAGCTAAAAGATTTACTTCTTCTATTGTTTCCAAAGCTTCTACTTGTCTAATATATTTATTTTTGTCTTCAGCAGTTAGATTAGAACCAAAAGAAGTATTAATACTCTTAATAACATTATTAATTTCAGTTGCTAAAGTTAAAATATTTGCAATACCGCCTTTATCACTGTTTTCCAATTTGTTTTTTAATTTATCTTTTAATTCTTTTGACAAGAAATTTAAATTAGCAATACTATCTTTAGCTTCAACATCTGCAGTTACATTTTTTTGACTATTCATAGAGCAAGAAATTGTCAATAATGTCAACATTTTTGTAAATATTATAGGTGTTAACATTATTGATAACTTAAGTGTTTTTTTCATTTCTTACTCCATGTGTATTTAATACTTTCAAACTAACCTAAAGTATAAATAGCAAAAAAAAAAAAAAAAGATTTTTTTAAAAAATTTCCACAATTAGTTAATTTAATTTAAATTTCCAAAATTTCAATAATTGTTATTTTTTATTTTTATACCTATTTTATAGTCATTTTTGATTTTAATAGAACAAAAAAAGTAATAAAAAACACAAATATATTACTTTGTGTTTATGAAAAATAATTTTAATTTTTTTTATTTTTATATTGAATTAATCTTGGATTTTCTCTATAACCTCTTCCTTCTTTGGCCTGAGGCTTACCATTTAAAACTGTTGCATCAGCAGAAAAGAAGCAACCAAATTTAAAAATTGATTGACCAACGCCATAAGAATCAACAGGGGTATTAGCTTCTTCAAATTTTTTGATTTTTTCAGGATTAAAACCTGATGAAACTATAATTTTTACATCTTTAGCTCCTGCTTCATCAAGCGCTTTTCTCAATCTTTTTACTTGTTGAATACTTACACCATAATTTTCAGGTTTATCTTCATCTCTATCAAACATATGATCAAGCATATTTTTTGAAGTATCGATTCTAACGCCATATAATTTAGATCCTAAAGCTTCAAATGATTCAAGTGACTGAGCAATTACATCATTATGATAATCAACTAAAGAAATAATTTTTTCATCTTTGTGGACATCAGCATAAGCTTTCATTGCTTCTCCTGTATTTCCATCAAAATTTTGAATAAAAATATGAGGGACTGACCCAAAAGGGGATTCTTCATTCCCAACATTTTGAGCATCAGTTGACATAGATGTTATTCCTGCAAGCGCAACAGCTTTTCCATCTATTTCTTGCATTAAATAATGGTCGGCTCTATCGCCCATAAAAATGATATTTTTACCATTAGCAGCCAAAACACACTCACGAGCATTTGTTGCAATA
The genomic region above belongs to Mycoplasma tauri and contains:
- a CDS encoding Smc domain-containing protein, with the translated sequence MSKSSNEKKSKLIKSAIIIGAITAVSLPPILIASLDNLSPTEIKRIVEEINSWNIKVNDQILTLDNNQHSVDTLEKSIEDAEKVLFDAEKAINSLDKEEYKKYSKIQNALSDTKANLAILKDKKDASKSVLENNRKKLDLIVKEATETSKKAIELAENTLEIDLEGLKAANKELEAALNEVNEAKEKAKDSAKHIDNLILLANKVKVAEDKVAEFIKEIQKLSKKQLNDKFNKEVQKHIDALKQKNNEFNPNDMDLDSISAFSKSLENEVTKGKRVYEFINKQNVDDNTKAKNEELNKVISDSENISKKLEEKALEIKSDIDSKIEALKNIINQASSNIDSHNDFDALKKEFEASNERIDGEILNLANKAQEVKYHDAKNIIEESKTKDIENKTKALNKMKALVLGILDESSNLKPEQISKFKNEIENTTLPEQLEAIRNDIQLTNKKEKAKDNLNSGYGLLTPEYKENLNNLIDKAESEQQINDILTQAKELVDKKKTAQNSIDNDFEHLSDNQKQNYKNEISSADSKDKVDEILANAKTLNDEKKEKIENIEKLEKLTEEDKNRFKEEIKNSGTSSEDEQQENTPSKVLEKAIELNDSKKDALDKLEKLENITNKDSIKEQINNANTKEEIQRIILDAEALNKDKSDAKETINKLDNLSQNEKQEYINQINNASESTNFETIKQEATNKNQEKGQLINEIDSLDFANNSKAQFKQNIKNKSLDEAKAYLEELKTLNKNKNEIKQLIENPQNNIPEDVKNRLKESLTNAATKDEIDNVKKDVELEIEKQKAIKEIKDLNIQDKNKEKEFIDAISNSSDEQEIKSIVEAAKGNLLEAAKLRAESKIKKIDFISDVKIQEIKNELKQINDSNKDQILQKVEDLLIENNKKKELFESNIANNSDLFTPEYINQIKTNIKNEDNDQNLTKIKDDFITLNNNKKDLKEKINNKSDFKYLGDNNIEKFNKELIQKVNNEEVEQLKQEINELNNIKKDLFEKVEKLDGVSTEEINEAKNKIKEAPDKDEALKIFEELEHKSKKENAKKEIEKLSNLSKEIAQKHFIDLINKANKDDIDNIVENANKINKINENNINELKKLPLLNQNYLTDSENKIKNNTSDSMQNSVLNVSRELSRKKTETQNEIKNQQKSLTESQNEVIQSLLTNANNDNEIENVKKEAELWNIQNEAQKYLENTNNIYLNDQEKTQLLREIKDSRESAVAKAKFDEIKRKNEIKKTYYNDLDAYKSSFVDSVIETKKLEIKNSDENNAKIIHDELKNLDTNLKSAKTNGNKLIDNEFNSNSINTSRRDFYKNLISELKYNEELLAKNNKEDYMKQEINKIVEVAKKEAVLFSNNDNRLLLNDSEKNNFKQEINKIASNTMSNKTEALNKIQKILSNVDQLHKDKENISKKIDRLSFVKEDLKNRAKSNIKNQTKKQAQNKLNELKKLNTEINKSIKRLDTAEFSQLSPESKNNYKQEIKNVNALNNIQPIINRAKTEVNFIKAKNRISEINRLSFLSRDEKNQLIREAQQYSNHDDYNKINQKVDEAIRKNTEKNNWIKEIRKYDLLTQIWKTNSEDYIKVNSYEVAKNRFNKLKQAQELKKERERNINSLPNELPSWVKNQLIEQLKSKDYIDNFSNYDTKHLNDISAEILEWRNSGPKYITNYNNLNSIKDIMNEFAMNDKNNHNLQTHYNNFKTFIQNNTLVPGNNKDNLRNKKNAIERDIVTHFDTFNQDVVSFLENIKTNASSNLVNTINQNDDFNGIKQQLKDELGKVKTQLNSWNQKLENIKNKANSISPIHNLNEYQKAKSKEQEIQNWLNKKMELVDKYAALIEKVKSSPYLKTRDKERLENKIESQGFEKDSLDQKYNLLDKEINDEIRKNKDIVDAYITATNDLQEHAFNLREFESISKERNLSIAHQSIIQKNEKLVQKYRAEQQKNLEDGNLHVLTEKIRKSNETIEEYINRLRDTKTYVEKYGATSEIKNAAWKKYYDYIVEKTRNYQGGKEINLFTILGNSGNQDDSQYKSLVIDVLDKTYLEVERLVFKKEIIRLIGNGKWSMPDNESPAFGESVETKITNAYIENPHVHSKNEARLILDPKHYHSKYENNLIVNYRTDTWKDNDVTANNTKRGYYDFWSKGIKFSYNGYGQKEHKIEYRLKIKRKDNRTWFVIRALPDKQLYESGKSQSWVTQIDTNSKNWVTESDLELINS
- a CDS encoding coiled-coil domain-containing protein, with protein sequence MSKPFKKSKLIKAAIVTGSVTVASIPPILVACLDNSSSDEIKRIVEEINSWNIKVNDQILTLDNNQHSVDTLEKSIEEAEKMLFDAEKAINSLDKEEYKKYSKIQNALSDTKANLDILKDKKDASKSVLENNRKKLDVIVKEATETSKKAIELAENKLEIDFEGLKAANKELEVALNEVNEAKEKAKDSAKHIDNLILLANKVKVAEDEVAKLIKEIENNIKSTNEKEDELEVEKQKAIDEIKIIVAEDDNWKKFIDLINEASSKKEIESLLLKAKGLELEAAKLKAESDIELLDFISDETKLKAIEKIKKLQDESQIAEELGNLVSKNKNKKDLFEQNIKDSDLFTPEYIEEIKQKIINEDEESKYQEIKNTFVALKEAKKQFNEKLKNNTLFDSLGTKDKENLEKKLKNIKDIAQVQELEKELDKLYKDLLSINLKWKRTRKNYKYDYLLLKVKNSKYLNTNDKLLFENKILNSKAKSKTDLMKIVSKINNKINENYQIFNDYSKVKSNFEISLKSLETYSIRHYSSLSSSHKLIIQKYRKIISSFDEKLNEYFEGKNFKSIVIEITRKKDVIGKYINLFIDVEKYINNNVPNNEVKKASWDLYIKKTEYLRHNLGLSYRKDDSVVVDFQQETIVKTLYEIERFISSKRNINNNNNNKKN
- a CDS encoding nicotinate phosphoribosyltransferase; its protein translation is MSKDIIKYTATYFEKTKQVIKKHRPDNVITLQFFQRKDNSLLAGMQEVLDFLEKHTDTSKYEIRYLEDGTIIQNREVVLELIGKYEFFGIYEGIIDGILTRSTSIATNARECVLAANGKNIIFMGDRADHYLMQEIDGKAVALAGITSMSTDAQNVGNEESPFGSVPHIFIQNFDGNTGEAMKAYADVHKDEKIISLVDYHNDVIAQSLESFEALGSKLYGVRIDTSKNMLDHMFDRDEDKPENYGVSIQQVKRLRKALDEAGAKDVKIIVSSGFNPEKIKKFEEANTPVDSYGVGQSIFKFGCFFSADATVLNGKPQAKEGRGYRENPRLIQYKNKKN